In Deinococcus radiophilus, a single genomic region encodes these proteins:
- a CDS encoding IS630 family transposase (programmed frameshift) gives MEERRLAALPMLSDMTLSSKTIAQRFGVSASTVRTWRQRLRHGDTLEATFSSGRPSFLTDHQVAEIMAMIEAGPDPQRFPDGRWTTARIRDEIGCRYGVWYDHDWVGKLLLRWGFSWQKAEKRPLEQNAEQVDAWLEAELPSWKKKIDDGETIVWADEVGISMKPVIGNTWATRGQTPVILAKTNWKKLSVIGGITSKGQFFQQTHEGSVKAMGFIAFLTHLMRHIKGKITVVVDNAKIHKAKAVSAFVSQHERLSLTYLPPYSPELNPIERVWAYVKHHQLANFCPETLEQLKAYLRTVWPKIRYRQLPAKLLGIYPEVLPT, from the exons ATGGAAGAGCGGCGACTCGCCGCTCTTCCGATGCTCTCCGATATGACCCTGTCCTCCAAGACGATTGCCCAGCGTTTTGGTGTCAGCGCCAGCACTGTTCGTACCTGGCGGCAGCGCTTACGACATGGCGATACCCTTGAAGCTACTTTCTCCTCTGGACGTCCCTCCTTTCTCACCGATCACCAAGTGGCTGAAATCATGGCGATGATTGAGGCAGGGCCAGATCCACAGCGTTTTCCAGACGGGCGCTGGACTACCGCACGTATTCGCGACGAGATTGGATGCAGATATGGTGTCTGGTATGACCACGACTGGGTCGGAAAGCTGCTGTTACGCTGGGGCTTTTCCTGGCAGAAAGCAGAAAAACGCCCGTTGGAACAGAATGCTGAGCAGGTCGACGCTTGGCTGGAAGCAGAGCTTCCA TCCTGGAAAAAAAAGATAGATGATGGTGAAACCATCGTCTGGGCCGATGAAGTCGGAATCAGTATGAAGCCCGTGATTGGCAACACCTGGGCCACGCGTGGTCAGACCCCAGTGATTCTGGCCAAGACCAATTGGAAAAAGCTCTCCGTGATTGGCGGGATTACGTCTAAGGGCCAGTTTTTCCAGCAGACACACGAAGGGTCGGTCAAAGCGATGGGCTTCATCGCATTTTTGACGCATCTGATGCGACACATCAAGGGGAAGATCACTGTTGTGGTGGACAACGCTAAAATCCATAAGGCGAAGGCCGTTTCGGCCTTCGTATCACAACATGAACGACTGAGCCTAACGTACCTGCCACCGTACAGCCCTGAACTCAACCCCATTGAACGAGTGTGGGCCTATGTCAAACACCACCAACTCGCCAATTTTTGCCCAGAGACGCTGGAGCAACTCAAGGCTTACCTCCGTACGGTATGGCCGAAAATCCGCTATCGGCAACTCCCAGCCAAATTGCTAGGTATCTACCCTGAAGTGTTACCGACTTAG
- a CDS encoding methyl-accepting chemotaxis protein: protein MNDLTAFTQLRQEGWIILGALMVPLTVFFVWGLLRAAQQRQAERRQMAEVSSLLNEHNPYDPEEPPDSEDLAEAVREKMEQLPAGGAVRRAMQLVDRARMMATPDLEGGVEAVQAASGAPLAAVRNVPNLLMLSGLLGTVLGLAGSIGTLAEPIRNAATATEPGALAKALAETMTLMQGAFGASLWGILLSLATGIAYALAARQQEQHQDQLAEFIHVDLVPALFPRAITGQMERMGRYLKTAGDSFENIHVKLSSVAGQLETVLGQAGETLGQSLTQLSATSTQIETVFGEMNQSVSELTEGLSRGVSDLVQAQEGAAQSLQTSSRELQDHLSQQAQIVTGLQETVGERTSLLLERVDQVGDNLGRAAKNFEQAGQSIQAENSAYASRLDRNFERLERQLSRQETPPS, encoded by the coding sequence ATGAACGATCTCACTGCATTTACCCAGTTGCGTCAGGAAGGCTGGATTATCCTGGGGGCGTTGATGGTCCCCCTGACGGTCTTCTTCGTCTGGGGCCTGCTGCGCGCGGCTCAGCAGCGCCAGGCCGAGCGCCGCCAGATGGCCGAAGTCAGCTCGCTGCTCAACGAGCACAACCCCTATGACCCCGAAGAGCCACCCGACAGTGAAGATCTCGCTGAAGCGGTGCGCGAGAAGATGGAGCAGTTGCCTGCAGGCGGCGCCGTTCGCCGGGCCATGCAGCTGGTTGACCGCGCCAGGATGATGGCGACGCCTGATCTGGAAGGCGGCGTCGAGGCGGTTCAGGCCGCTTCGGGTGCGCCACTGGCCGCCGTGCGCAACGTTCCCAACCTGCTGATGCTGAGCGGGCTGCTCGGCACGGTGCTGGGCCTCGCTGGGTCCATCGGGACCCTGGCCGAGCCGATCCGGAATGCAGCGACGGCCACCGAACCGGGCGCCCTGGCCAAAGCGCTGGCCGAGACCATGACCCTGATGCAGGGCGCGTTCGGAGCCAGCTTGTGGGGGATCCTGCTCAGCCTGGCCACCGGCATCGCGTACGCCCTGGCCGCACGTCAGCAGGAGCAGCATCAGGACCAGCTGGCAGAGTTCATTCACGTCGATCTGGTCCCAGCTCTGTTTCCCCGAGCCATCACCGGTCAGATGGAGCGGATGGGCCGGTACCTTAAAACGGCCGGTGACAGCTTCGAAAACATCCACGTCAAACTCAGCAGCGTCGCCGGTCAGCTGGAAACGGTGCTGGGTCAGGCCGGTGAAACCCTTGGTCAGAGCCTGACGCAGCTGTCAGCCACGTCGACCCAGATCGAGACCGTGTTCGGCGAGATGAACCAGTCGGTTTCTGAGCTGACCGAGGGCCTGAGCCGCGGCGTGAGTGACCTGGTCCAGGCGCAGGAAGGCGCAGCTCAGTCACTGCAAACCAGTTCCCGGGAGCTGCAAGACCACCTCTCGCAGCAGGCGCAAATCGTGACGGGTCTGCAGGAAACGGTCGGCGAGCGGACCTCGCTGCTGCTTGAACGCGTCGATCAGGTCGGGGACAACCTGGGCCGGGCCGCCAAGAATTTCGAGCAGGCCGGACAGTCGATTCAGGCAGAGAACAGTGCGTACGCCAGTCGTCTGGATCGGAATTTCGAGCGGCTGGAGCGGCAATTGAGCCGTCAGGAGACGCCGCCCTCATGA
- a CDS encoding OmpA/MotB family protein, with translation MTRRLEAEANPYIAFSDLMLNLVLVLIFFVGGLLAVGQAGWDQVKYRQAQEQVAAAVRSADLTERPLLIDPKQRNDPPGAQRWVFKSQGMFMGDTAQLTPAGQAALLEFAVVLRGQEEHWRRVRIEGHTQTSQPGVPERWDLSAARASAVAQVFYRAGGVQPYRLAVAARGGQTPYSGEKFDPRNERVEIVVEYAQQAAE, from the coding sequence ATGACCCGCCGACTGGAGGCCGAAGCCAATCCCTACATCGCCTTCAGTGACCTGATGCTGAACCTGGTGCTGGTCCTGATCTTCTTTGTGGGAGGACTGCTGGCCGTCGGTCAAGCCGGCTGGGATCAAGTCAAGTACCGCCAGGCCCAGGAGCAGGTGGCAGCGGCGGTCAGGTCGGCCGACCTGACCGAGCGCCCGCTGCTGATCGACCCGAAGCAGCGCAACGATCCCCCGGGAGCGCAGCGCTGGGTCTTCAAGTCTCAGGGGATGTTTATGGGCGACACGGCGCAGCTGACGCCCGCGGGACAGGCCGCACTGCTGGAGTTCGCGGTGGTGCTGCGCGGCCAAGAAGAGCACTGGCGGCGGGTGAGAATTGAAGGGCATACCCAGACCTCGCAGCCTGGAGTCCCGGAGCGCTGGGACCTGTCTGCCGCGCGGGCCAGTGCGGTGGCGCAGGTCTTTTACCGTGCCGGCGGCGTGCAGCCGTACCGCCTGGCCGTCGCGGCGCGCGGTGGGCAGACGCCGTATTCAGGAGAGAAGTTCGACCCCCGCAACGAGCGGGTGGAAATCGTGGTGGAATACGCTCAGCAGGCGGCAGAGTGA
- a CDS encoding right-handed parallel beta-helix repeat-containing protein, giving the protein MTQSAPFSQYQLLGPLHPERRGHLHRAKAAWGSATLAELIEIPQPYSPAGQHVRRTYIRGARSLLQVHHPQLPRALDLADDQEDWVLLAYEDVLSQPLAFPPSASLKAAHQLTRQLYGALAALHSQALLHTRISEQALWIGAQGHPLLEPPALAEQALNAEQGPGDRDPRFVAPEVQQGADWSPQADVYALAATLWTGFSGQSLPTAKARQQGAGLPDLSPALQGSRLEQALTLALHPDLAVRAVSASAVLEQLGAVPQAAPARPTSADAQPAAAPAGASPSAAAPGSATPTAPPDRAGRPQWITPVLIGLTLAIAGGLALRGWMPAAADAPAVTATVPDPLQVQPPQPAGSVVPPAPAPAPGPEPAPEPTPEPAPPPERPVLRTDVVVRPEVNVRTEPGGSGTVVTTVKQGEQLEVLGEQGEWSEVRVAQGGAEGWVKTELTLPLRSRAETQEVIADLQAGASVELGRGVYWLEQPLELTNYFGAIRGRGARESVLMSRAARDTVTLVGGDLRLDQVGIAHIGATPAHALHVSGAQVQLSQARLSGAVRDRALEEYGYGLWLNGGSSATIDRSSFEANAYGLYLEDTAQAYITASDFSSNREGGIYWGDQSGGELSQSSVGRNGAHGIHVSGTAQPNIAGNEIFSNQGRGITVYGDAAPRISGNLLSKNGLQGAGVQDRATPEIQGNRIRNNVQSGLAYFDDAGGVAAQNEVTENRKVGISVTESAAPTLSENQILRNGESGLVYSDGAGGEAALNLIKGHANPGIAAWGTARPTLRDNTVLGGQQSGIVFADRASGLIEGNLIQNQALYGVIVTDEAAPEVTGNTLSGNLKGGLLFKRQATVNAYGNVCENNGGQGLGLELDPTAPPPSVDEASCS; this is encoded by the coding sequence ATGACGCAATCAGCACCGTTCAGCCAATATCAGTTGCTAGGCCCCCTGCACCCGGAGCGGCGGGGCCACCTGCACCGGGCCAAAGCCGCCTGGGGAAGCGCCACGCTGGCCGAATTGATTGAAATTCCGCAGCCCTACAGCCCAGCGGGTCAGCACGTCCGCAGAACGTATATCCGCGGCGCCCGGAGCCTACTGCAAGTCCACCATCCACAGTTGCCGCGGGCCCTGGACCTGGCCGACGATCAGGAAGACTGGGTTCTTCTGGCGTACGAGGATGTGCTGAGTCAGCCGCTTGCCTTTCCCCCCAGCGCATCACTGAAAGCGGCCCATCAGCTGACGCGGCAACTGTACGGGGCCCTGGCTGCGCTGCATAGCCAGGCGCTGCTGCACACCCGCATTTCCGAGCAGGCCCTGTGGATCGGTGCGCAGGGCCACCCGCTCCTTGAGCCGCCGGCCCTGGCCGAGCAGGCCCTGAACGCCGAGCAGGGACCCGGCGACCGTGACCCACGTTTCGTGGCGCCTGAGGTTCAGCAGGGCGCCGACTGGAGTCCGCAGGCGGACGTGTACGCCCTGGCGGCGACCCTGTGGACCGGCTTCAGCGGGCAGTCCCTGCCGACCGCGAAGGCGCGGCAGCAGGGCGCCGGTCTTCCTGATTTGTCTCCGGCGCTGCAGGGCAGCCGCCTGGAACAGGCACTGACACTGGCGCTGCACCCAGACCTGGCCGTGCGGGCGGTCAGCGCCAGCGCCGTGTTGGAGCAGCTGGGGGCAGTGCCGCAGGCAGCGCCGGCCCGGCCGACGTCTGCGGATGCCCAGCCGGCTGCGGCGCCCGCAGGCGCTTCACCCAGCGCGGCCGCTCCAGGCTCAGCCACGCCCACTGCCCCTCCAGACCGGGCCGGCCGGCCGCAGTGGATCACCCCGGTGCTGATCGGCCTCACCCTGGCCATTGCGGGCGGCCTGGCGCTGCGTGGCTGGATGCCCGCCGCGGCGGATGCTCCCGCAGTGACGGCGACGGTCCCGGACCCGCTGCAGGTTCAGCCGCCTCAGCCTGCCGGTTCGGTGGTCCCGCCGGCCCCCGCGCCCGCCCCTGGACCTGAGCCGGCACCTGAGCCCACACCTGAACCTGCGCCGCCTCCCGAGCGGCCGGTGCTGCGCACCGATGTGGTGGTCAGGCCGGAAGTGAACGTGCGGACCGAGCCTGGAGGGTCTGGGACGGTGGTGACCACCGTGAAGCAGGGTGAGCAGCTGGAAGTTTTGGGAGAACAAGGGGAATGGAGTGAGGTGCGGGTGGCCCAGGGCGGCGCTGAAGGTTGGGTCAAAACTGAGCTGACCCTTCCGCTCAGAAGCCGTGCAGAAACCCAGGAGGTGATCGCCGACCTGCAGGCCGGCGCGTCGGTGGAGTTGGGGCGCGGCGTGTACTGGCTGGAGCAGCCGCTTGAGCTGACGAATTACTTCGGGGCCATTCGCGGCCGGGGCGCCCGTGAAAGCGTGTTGATGAGCCGGGCCGCCCGCGACACCGTGACTCTGGTAGGCGGGGACCTGAGGCTCGACCAAGTGGGCATCGCGCACATCGGAGCGACGCCGGCGCACGCTCTACACGTCAGTGGAGCTCAGGTGCAGCTGTCTCAGGCGCGGCTTTCGGGCGCCGTGCGGGACCGCGCCCTGGAAGAATATGGCTACGGCCTATGGCTGAACGGTGGCTCGTCAGCGACCATCGACCGCAGCAGCTTCGAGGCCAACGCTTATGGTCTGTACCTGGAAGACACGGCCCAGGCATACATCACGGCCAGCGACTTCAGCTCGAACCGGGAAGGCGGAATCTACTGGGGAGATCAGAGCGGGGGAGAGCTCTCCCAAAGCTCGGTCGGCCGCAACGGCGCGCACGGCATTCATGTGAGTGGAACCGCGCAGCCGAACATTGCGGGCAATGAAATCTTCAGCAATCAGGGGCGTGGCATCACCGTGTACGGTGACGCCGCTCCACGGATTTCTGGCAACCTGCTGAGTAAAAACGGCTTGCAGGGCGCCGGTGTGCAGGACCGGGCCACGCCTGAGATTCAGGGCAACCGGATCCGCAACAACGTGCAAAGTGGCTTGGCCTATTTCGACGATGCCGGCGGCGTCGCCGCGCAGAACGAGGTGACTGAGAACCGGAAAGTCGGTATCAGCGTGACCGAATCGGCCGCGCCGACCCTCAGCGAGAACCAGATTCTCCGCAACGGTGAAAGCGGCCTGGTGTACTCGGATGGCGCCGGTGGGGAAGCAGCACTGAACCTCATCAAAGGTCACGCCAATCCCGGGATAGCGGCCTGGGGCACGGCCCGGCCGACACTGCGGGACAATACTGTGCTGGGCGGTCAGCAAAGCGGCATCGTCTTTGCTGACCGCGCCAGTGGCCTGATCGAGGGCAACCTGATTCAGAACCAGGCCCTGTACGGCGTGATCGTCACGGATGAGGCAGCGCCCGAGGTGACCGGCAATACCCTTTCGGGGAACTTGAAGGGCGGGCTGCTGTTCAAGCGGCAGGCCACCGTGAACGCATACGGCAATGTCTGCGAGAACAATGGGGGTCAGGGGCTCGGACTGGAACTGGACCCTACCGCGCCCCCGCCGTCGGTCGATGAGGCGTCTTGTTCCTGA
- a CDS encoding vWA domain-containing protein, with amino-acid sequence MRKLLSVTVIACSALLASCNTSTGSTPTEPAATTGTVNGVRVVDNNTYQVGFTPLNGNDIVSNAVLKSVTVSDLSAGQATATICGQVQAQDVITTSISLDSTGSMADNDPQELRRAAAERFFDRMSAADRAAVLSFDGSTAASDDLLASKLWQGFTSDKTLLKSAVDKATFVGGGTPVFDAVIDGCTLVHQSGGQNGKVLILSDGEDNWSYYSVRQVIETANKNGTPVYAIGLDVSNNVNFRDLEDITAGTGGLFQKAGDAKDLEAFFDRMYNALRAQGCIQLSFTGKPASGTVVTGNFNVVVEASGKAPATVKAPFTVTVR; translated from the coding sequence ATGCGTAAACTGCTTTCTGTCACGGTCATTGCCTGCAGCGCCCTGCTGGCGTCTTGCAACACGTCCACCGGGTCCACCCCCACCGAACCTGCGGCCACCACAGGTACAGTCAACGGGGTGAGGGTTGTCGACAACAATACCTACCAGGTCGGCTTCACCCCGCTCAATGGCAACGATATCGTCAGTAACGCCGTACTGAAGAGCGTGACCGTCAGCGACCTCAGCGCTGGTCAGGCCACGGCCACCATCTGCGGTCAGGTCCAGGCACAGGACGTGATCACCACCAGCATCAGCCTCGACAGCACTGGCAGCATGGCCGACAACGACCCGCAGGAACTGCGCCGCGCTGCGGCAGAGCGGTTTTTTGATCGCATGAGCGCGGCTGACCGGGCTGCGGTCCTGTCGTTCGACGGGTCGACGGCCGCGTCTGACGACCTGCTGGCGTCCAAACTGTGGCAGGGCTTTACCAGCGACAAGACGCTTCTCAAAAGCGCGGTCGACAAAGCGACGTTTGTCGGTGGCGGTACTCCCGTTTTTGACGCCGTCATCGACGGCTGCACGCTCGTTCATCAAAGCGGCGGTCAAAACGGCAAGGTGCTGATTCTCAGTGACGGTGAGGACAACTGGAGCTACTACAGCGTTCGGCAAGTCATCGAGACTGCCAATAAAAATGGAACGCCCGTGTACGCCATCGGGCTTGACGTCAGCAATAACGTGAATTTCCGTGACCTGGAAGACATCACGGCCGGCACCGGTGGCCTGTTCCAAAAAGCCGGCGATGCCAAAGACCTCGAGGCGTTTTTCGACCGCATGTACAACGCCCTGCGCGCTCAGGGATGCATCCAGCTGAGCTTTACGGGGAAGCCGGCCAGTGGCACGGTCGTCACCGGCAACTTTAACGTGGTGGTTGAAGCCAGCGGTAAAGCGCCGGCCACTGTCAAGGCGCCTTTTACCGTCACCGTTCGCTGA
- the cas6 gene encoding CRISPR system precrRNA processing endoribonuclease RAMP protein Cas6 produces the protein MPDTLTYTVRLDAPGPPRPHEALHASFYEALTRVSPELSENIHQAPVVPFALELGPQDDREIKFRVHSLQDEVTEALLAAWALGEPLTRRGEVTVHGELSAVARDRWNFEELLEPLQRRPVRVDVQFTTVTAFKHNGAVVRWPSPQLMWGGLAQRWSRFGPDMAGVDYDQIRLFRLQLRDTEILLHRHHGRVHIPAFTGAASYELSAKASHALALLRFGARVGVGTQTGYGFGRIEIGEVRPISLERRRVKPANETDA, from the coding sequence ATGCCCGATACCCTGACCTATACCGTTCGCCTTGACGCCCCAGGTCCGCCGCGTCCGCACGAGGCGCTGCACGCCAGTTTCTATGAGGCGCTGACCCGCGTGTCGCCTGAGTTGTCGGAGAACATCCACCAGGCTCCGGTGGTACCGTTTGCGCTGGAACTTGGACCACAGGACGACCGAGAAATCAAATTCCGTGTCCATAGCCTGCAGGATGAGGTGACCGAGGCCCTGCTTGCCGCGTGGGCCCTGGGCGAGCCACTGACGCGCCGCGGCGAGGTGACGGTCCATGGCGAACTGAGCGCTGTCGCCCGCGATCGCTGGAACTTTGAGGAGTTGCTCGAGCCTCTGCAGCGCCGCCCGGTACGGGTCGACGTCCAGTTCACCACCGTTACCGCGTTCAAGCACAACGGCGCAGTGGTCCGCTGGCCTTCGCCGCAACTGATGTGGGGGGGACTCGCGCAGCGCTGGAGCCGTTTCGGACCCGACATGGCAGGCGTCGACTATGATCAGATCCGCCTGTTCCGTCTTCAACTGAGGGATACCGAAATCCTGCTCCACCGGCATCACGGCCGGGTCCACATCCCTGCGTTCACCGGCGCAGCCAGCTACGAACTGAGCGCCAAAGCGTCTCACGCTCTGGCGCTGCTGCGGTTTGGCGCCCGGGTCGGCGTTGGGACGCAGACCGGGTATGGCTTCGGACGCATCGAGATCGGTGAGGTCCGTCCCATCTCGCTCGAACGCCGGCGCGTCAAACCGGCGAACGAGACGGACGCGTGA
- a CDS encoding IS630 family transposase (programmed frameshift) translates to MEWQPNQYSRAQLEERRLAATEWLQQGSHTHREIAAHFGVSVLTVTSWSARLRKKGSLQATVSSGRPARLTESQHDQLRTLLQEGALQHGFPDETWTTKRVAELIGRHFDVWYHHDHVRKILRKLGFSPQMPDGRAAERNELRIASWREQVLPELEKKVAEGATIIYLDEVGFSLKGVQRRTWGVRGVTPLVKLRANWEKLSTIGAITSDGRFFQHTISGAIRSREVIRFFGHILRQVQGNIVVVLDNARIHHAKVTQAFVGSHERLSLIFLPPYAPELNPIELVWAYVKRNVLGNFCAHSIRALKKRLVTAWQRVRYIHLPRQLMDANLRRYQ, encoded by the exons ATGGAATGGCAACCGAACCAATATTCTCGTGCCCAACTTGAGGAGCGGCGCCTGGCTGCTACCGAGTGGCTGCAGCAAGGCAGCCACACACACCGCGAAATCGCTGCTCACTTTGGCGTCTCCGTGCTCACGGTGACTTCTTGGAGTGCTCGGCTCAGAAAGAAGGGAAGCTTGCAAGCGACGGTCAGCTCTGGTCGTCCTGCTCGACTGACTGAGTCTCAGCACGACCAGCTTCGCACCCTCCTGCAGGAGGGTGCTCTGCAGCATGGGTTTCCTGACGAAACCTGGACGACAAAACGTGTGGCAGAGCTCATCGGGCGGCACTTTGATGTGTGGTACCACCATGATCACGTCCGCAAAATCCTACGAAAGTTGGGTTTCAGCCCACAGATGCCAGATGGGCGGGCCGCTGAGCGGAACGAACTTCGGATCGCATCCTGGCGGGAACAGGTGCTGCCGGAGTTGGAA AAAAAGGTCGCTGAGGGAGCCACAATCATCTATCTGGATGAAGTCGGATTCTCTCTGAAAGGAGTCCAGCGACGGACATGGGGGGTGAGGGGCGTCACGCCCCTGGTCAAGCTCAGAGCAAACTGGGAGAAGCTTTCAACGATTGGGGCGATCACTTCAGATGGACGATTCTTCCAGCACACAATATCCGGAGCGATCCGGAGTAGAGAAGTCATACGATTCTTTGGGCACATCCTGCGCCAAGTTCAGGGGAACATCGTCGTGGTGCTGGACAATGCGAGAATTCATCACGCGAAAGTAACCCAGGCGTTCGTGGGTTCCCACGAACGCCTCTCTCTGATCTTTCTGCCTCCGTATGCTCCAGAGTTGAACCCGATCGAGTTGGTGTGGGCCTACGTCAAGCGCAATGTGTTGGGGAACTTTTGTGCCCACTCCATAAGAGCGCTGAAAAAGAGGCTTGTCACCGCCTGGCAGCGGGTCCGCTATATTCACCTGCCCCGTCAGCTTATGGACGCCAACTTACGCCGTTATCAATAG
- a CDS encoding transposase translates to MGKQRKTWSPELKEQLVLAVLSGEHTIAEAAREYEVSESLIHTWRAQFLEAGRARLQGARPDAAQKKLKKEVQQLKAIIADKELSLYIAKKIRGL, encoded by the coding sequence ATGGGAAAACAGCGCAAAACCTGGTCACCTGAACTCAAGGAGCAGCTTGTTCTGGCTGTCCTGAGCGGGGAGCACACCATCGCAGAAGCTGCTCGTGAATACGAGGTCAGCGAGAGTTTGATTCATACCTGGCGGGCCCAGTTTCTAGAGGCGGGCCGTGCCCGCCTCCAGGGAGCCAGGCCGGATGCGGCTCAAAAGAAGCTGAAGAAGGAAGTCCAGCAGCTTAAAGCCATCATTGCCGACAAAGAATTGTCGCTCTATATCGCAAAAAAAATCCGGGGTCTCTGA
- a CDS encoding integrase core domain-containing protein: MACYQELLRDHPKLSLSQFAAEVELPYHVLRDTRQNAERSAQRTERRQHVLEEVRLKALEEPLSGYRLIYQALQQDVLRPAPGLHTVRRCMVELKVQRPVPRKKRRPSACPTSIVLWPAGRRVQVDAIRLSLPDGICWAYLVLDVESRALLHIEVVRNLSASSAVAALQQGVHVLHHLGIDEQLLIMTDGGSDFTSGAFQAACQEPGNWVRAKVSQKRGMGILERLNRTFKYDGVFREELTNIAQLRAFSTKFKNWYNSGRRHSSLGYAYPWVKLLEATESSNVA, from the coding sequence TTGGCGTGTTACCAGGAGCTGCTCAGAGACCACCCGAAGCTCAGCCTCAGTCAATTTGCGGCTGAGGTTGAGCTTCCATATCATGTCCTGCGTGATACCCGGCAGAACGCAGAGCGTTCTGCACAGCGGACGGAGCGACGTCAGCACGTCCTGGAAGAGGTACGGCTGAAAGCCCTTGAAGAGCCACTCAGCGGCTACCGTCTGATTTATCAGGCCCTACAACAAGATGTTCTGCGGCCTGCTCCGGGCCTCCATACTGTTCGTCGCTGCATGGTGGAGTTGAAGGTGCAGCGCCCAGTTCCCAGAAAGAAGCGCCGTCCATCGGCATGCCCTACCTCTATCGTTCTCTGGCCAGCGGGCCGCCGAGTTCAGGTCGATGCCATACGGCTCAGCTTGCCGGACGGGATCTGCTGGGCTTACCTCGTTCTGGACGTGGAAAGTCGCGCACTGCTGCACATTGAAGTGGTCCGGAATCTCTCTGCCAGCAGCGCGGTGGCCGCGCTGCAACAAGGAGTCCATGTGCTGCACCATCTCGGTATAGACGAGCAGCTCCTGATCATGACTGATGGTGGCTCAGATTTTACGTCTGGCGCATTCCAGGCGGCCTGTCAGGAGCCGGGCAACTGGGTACGGGCCAAGGTCTCACAGAAGCGAGGAATGGGCATCCTGGAAAGGCTCAACCGGACCTTCAAATATGACGGCGTCTTCCGGGAAGAATTGACGAATATTGCCCAGCTTCGTGCGTTCAGCACGAAGTTTAAAAACTGGTACAACTCTGGAAGGAGACATTCCAGTCTGGGGTATGCCTACCCCTGGGTTAAACTGCTGGAAGCTACGGAATCTTCGAACGTGGCCTGA
- the csx2 gene encoding TIGR02221 family CRISPR-associated protein, translating to MPTPGLNCWKLRNLRTWPEGFSVPLPGIFERSLKDFAYHYRALHPDATVKLLATETAKAGANGDYVRAHHPEFEFVPIPEGRDEAEAWRLFQVIAETIPASSRVIFDITHGLRSLPMLGFLALSYLRVVKDIQVERVLYGALELTPREEGALTPVIDLTPLVMLLDWAQASEEFLRTGDARPMTALMDNQNMESLAPLRRPLEDVSAALAFQRPAQTAQMAEQLRKELQKAKKADLEHPVVTLMLDHIEDRFAGIAHGSDAFSARHEQVLLGQFAQMKFYVRGGQYAQATELAYEWMRSIQMWRLGRPSKQNLWVSAKRPRELADSSMRPMEQWQDFRRVRNRIRDLRNAFAHFNEYKSQFGEQLEDPRALSREIEEIVLIDLPKILGPLGLRLE from the coding sequence ATGCCTACCCCTGGGTTAAACTGCTGGAAGCTACGGAATCTTCGAACGTGGCCTGAAGGATTTTCCGTACCACTACCCGGAATCTTCGAACGTAGCCTGAAGGATTTCGCGTACCACTACCGAGCACTCCACCCGGATGCTACGGTCAAGTTGCTGGCTACGGAAACGGCTAAAGCGGGAGCGAACGGTGATTATGTGCGGGCACATCATCCGGAGTTCGAATTTGTCCCCATTCCAGAAGGACGAGACGAAGCAGAGGCCTGGAGGCTGTTTCAGGTGATTGCCGAAACCATCCCGGCCAGTTCGCGAGTCATCTTCGACATCACCCACGGTCTGCGTTCGCTGCCTATGCTGGGCTTCCTGGCGCTGTCCTACCTGCGGGTGGTCAAAGACATTCAGGTTGAGCGGGTGCTGTATGGAGCACTGGAGCTGACGCCCCGCGAAGAAGGAGCTCTGACGCCGGTGATCGATCTGACGCCCCTTGTGATGCTGCTGGATTGGGCCCAGGCTTCCGAAGAGTTCCTGCGAACCGGAGACGCGAGGCCGATGACGGCCCTGATGGACAACCAGAACATGGAGTCGCTCGCGCCGCTGCGCCGGCCGCTGGAAGATGTGTCGGCCGCCCTGGCGTTTCAGCGACCAGCACAGACCGCTCAGATGGCTGAGCAACTTCGCAAGGAGCTGCAAAAGGCCAAGAAGGCCGATCTCGAGCACCCTGTGGTCACCCTGATGCTCGATCACATCGAAGACCGGTTCGCGGGCATCGCGCATGGCAGCGACGCATTCTCCGCGCGCCATGAACAGGTGCTCTTAGGCCAATTCGCACAGATGAAATTCTATGTTCGGGGTGGCCAATACGCTCAGGCCACCGAACTGGCATACGAATGGATGCGCAGTATTCAGATGTGGCGCCTTGGGCGACCTTCTAAACAGAACCTATGGGTTTCAGCCAAACGTCCGAGAGAGCTGGCAGACAGCAGCATGCGCCCTATGGAACAGTGGCAGGACTTCCGGAGAGTCAGGAACCGCATTCGTGACCTCCGAAATGCCTTTGCCCATTTCAATGAATACAAGTCCCAGTTCGGTGAACAACTGGAAGATCCACGGGCCCTGTCCCGGGAAATCGAAGAGATTGTTCTGATAGACCTCCCCAAAATCCTCGGGCCGTTGGGACTGCGGCTGGAGTGA